The DNA region GGAATTGTGTCAAGGAGGAGTGTCAGTTTCTCGTGTAGGCTTGCGCCCGGTGAGGGTGCAGCCGCGTGGAGCGTAGCGGAACGCGGGGCTGACGATCCCGGATTACGCTCGCTTCATCCGGGTTAGGCCTTTCCCATGGTCATTGCCGGGCATAGCCCGTCGAAGACGGGCGTGAACGCCCTTATGACCCGGCAATCCATGAGGCGTTGCCCGAATGGCAACAAGGCGGCTTCACGCGCTGCGCGTCATCATGGATGACTGGGCATGACGCCGGAGCGTGGTGCGGGGCCATAGTCCACACGCGCGCCGCCGTGCTATAATTCCACTATGGCCAGACCACCTTTCCGCGATGCCCGCAGCGAAGCCGAGAAGGCTTTCAAGAAAGCCACCACCAAGCCGGCGGACCTGCCGCCGCCCGCGCCATCCGTTCCCGGCGCCAAGGAGCAGGTGACCCTGCGGCTCGACCGCGAGGTGTTGGATTTCTTCCAGGCGGATGGGCCGGGCTGGCAGGAGCGCATCAACGCGGCGCTGCGGAAGGTCGCCGGGAAGTAGCGGGCTTACGGGAGCCGTCTTTGCCTTGCGACCGGTTGGCACTTACATTGGCGGTGACCGGTGAGAAGGATGTCCGATGAAGATCAAGGTTGTCGTGCACGAGGCGGAGGAGGGCGGGTTCTGGGCTGAAGTCCCAGCTATTCCCGGCTGCGCCAGCCAAGGCGACACGATGGACGAACTCCTGAGCAACATTCAGGAGGCGATCGAAGGCTGCCTGTCGGTTGATGTTGCCGAGCCGAAGAAGGGCAGCGGCGACCGCGTTCTCGAAATCGCCGTATGAAATCCGTCTCCGGCCGCGAGTTGGCGCGCATCGTCGAGCGCCGCGGCTGGGGCTTATTGCGCGTGAACGGCAGTCATCATATCTACGGCAAGCCCGGTAGCGTCGTGCGGCTGTCGATTCCGATCCACGGCAACGCGGCGCTGAAGACGGGGCTGTTGCGGCACCTGCTGAAGCTGGCCGAGATTGACGAGCGCGAGCTGTAGCTCTGGCCGGAACATCTTCTGTGACATTTTCCAAGCCGACGGGCCGGGCCGCCGCTCACGGGAAATAGATCTCGGCCTCGAGCCAGTAGCTGAGCGCGGTGGTGACGCCGAGCGTGACCGTCAGGATGTAGGACGGCAATCGGTGGCGGCCTTGCGCGTGCCAGCGCTGCACGTGCGCGGCGAGCCACGTGCCGGCGAGCACGGCGAC from Pseudolabrys taiwanensis includes:
- a CDS encoding BrnA antitoxin family protein, coding for MARPPFRDARSEAEKAFKKATTKPADLPPPAPSVPGAKEQVTLRLDREVLDFFQADGPGWQERINAALRKVAGK
- a CDS encoding type II toxin-antitoxin system HicB family antitoxin, whose translation is MKIKVVVHEAEEGGFWAEVPAIPGCASQGDTMDELLSNIQEAIEGCLSVDVAEPKKGSGDRVLEIAV
- a CDS encoding type II toxin-antitoxin system HicA family toxin, producing MKSVSGRELARIVERRGWGLLRVNGSHHIYGKPGSVVRLSIPIHGNAALKTGLLRHLLKLAEIDEREL